From Nycticebus coucang isolate mNycCou1 chromosome 6, mNycCou1.pri, whole genome shotgun sequence, the proteins below share one genomic window:
- the LOC128588869 gene encoding olfactory receptor 148 has translation MRNHTLLNEFILLGIPQTEGLEAVLFVTFSSIYLFTLLGNSLILTAIISSSTLHTPMYFFLGLLSIFDILFPSVTCPKMLFYLSGQSPVISFKGCVTQLFFYHFLGSTEGCLYSVMAYDRFVAICHPLRYMLIMKPGVCVGLIVVAWLVGCLQATILTSFTFQLSYCGPNQVEHFFCDIPAVLPLACTDSALAQRVGSINVGFLALMLLFSVCVSYTRIGIAILRIRSAEGRQKAVSTCSAHLTAILCAYGPVIIIYLQSTPNPLLATVVQILNNIVSPMLNSLIYSLRNKEVKRSLKRVFQNVLLTVRDI, from the coding sequence ATGAGGAATCACACACTGCTGAATGAGTTCATTCTCCTGGGGATACCTCAGACGGAGGGGCTGGAGGCTGTGCTCTTCGTGACCTTCTCATCCATCTACCTCTTCACCCTGCTTGGAAATTCACTCATCCTTACAGCCATCATTTCTTCCTCTACCCTTCACACCcccatgtatttcttcctggGACTCCTAtcaatttttgacattttatttccaTCTGTAACCTGCCCCAAGATGCTATTCTATCTCTCTGGCCAGAGCCCAGTCATTTCTTTTAAAGGGTGTGTTACACAGCTATTCTTCTATCATTTCCTGGGTTCTACCGAAGGCTGCCTCTATTCTGTGATGGCTTATGATCGCTTTGTTGCCATCTGTCACCCCCTGAGGTATATGCTCATCATGAAACCTGGAGTCTGCGTTGGTTTGATCGTGGTAGCCTGGTTGGTGGGCTGTCTTCAGGCCACTATCTTGACATCCTTTACTTTTCAGTTGTCTTACTGTGGCCCCAATCAGGTGGAACACTTCTTCTGTGACATTCCTGCTGTTTTACCCCTGGCTTGTACTGACAGTGCCCTGGCCCAGAGAGTGGGTTCCATAAACGTTGGCTTTCTGGCTTTAATGCTTCTGTTCAGTGTTTGTGTCTCCTACACTCGCATTGGGATTGCCATCTTGAGAATTCGTTCAGCAGAGGGCAGGCAGAAAGCAGTCTCCACCTGCAGCGCGCACCTCACTGCCATCCTCTGTGCCTACGGACCTGTCATTATCATCTATCTGCAGTCCACACCCAACCCCTTGCTTGCTACCGTGGTACAAATCTTAAATAATATTGTCTCACCCATGCTGAactcattaatttattctttaaggAACAAGGAGGTGAAAAGATCCCTGAAGAGGGTGTTCCAAAATGTTTTACTTACTGTCAGGGATATATAG